Proteins encoded in a region of the Vicia villosa cultivar HV-30 ecotype Madison, WI linkage group LG5, Vvil1.0, whole genome shotgun sequence genome:
- the LOC131603048 gene encoding urease accessory protein G, producing MASGGEHTHDHDHDHDHDHDHNHNHNHDHKHDHHDGSFVGADGKVYHSHDGLAPHSHEPIYSPGFFSRRAQPLINRDFNERAFTVGIGGPVGTGKTALMLALCQNLRDHYSLAAVTNDIFTKEDGEFLVKHEALPEERIRAVETGGCPHAAIREDISINLGPLEELSNLYKADLLLCESGGDNLAANFSRELADYIIYIIDVSGGDKIPRKGGPGITQADLLVINKTDLAQAIGADLGVMQRDALRMRDSGPFVFAQVKHNVGVDEIVNHVIQAWEAATGKKRR from the exons ATGGCTTCCGGAGGCGAGCACACACATGACCATGACCATGACCATGACCATGACCATGACCATAACCATAACCATAACCATGACCACAAGCACGACCATCACGACGGTTCATTCGTAGGCGCCGACGGAAAAGTCTACCACAGCCACGACGGTCTTGCACCTCATTCCCACGAACCAATCTACTCACCTGGATTCTTCAGCAGAAGAGCTCAACCTCTCATCAACAGAGATTTCAATGAAAGAGCTTTCACCGTCGGCATTGGTGGGCCCGTTGGTACTGGCAAAACCGCTTTGATGTTAGCCCTTTGTCAGAACCTAAGGGATCATTACAGTCTCGCTGCTGTCACGAATGATATTTTTACGAAAGAAGATGGTGAGTTTTTGGTTAAGCACGAAGCGCTTCCGGAAGAAAGGATTCGTGCTGTTGAAACTGGTGGGTGTCCTCATGCTGCGATTAGGGAGGATATTAGTATTAATCTTGGACCACTTGAGGAGCTTTCTAATCTTTATAAAGCTGATCTACTTCTCTGTGAATCTGGAGGAG ATAACTTGGCTGCCAATTTCAGCAGGGAACTGGCTGACTATATTATTTACATCATAGATGTGTCTGGTGGTGATAAAATTCCTAGGAAAGGTGGTCCGGGAATCACACAAGCTGATCTCCTT GTGATTAACAAGACTGATCTTGCACAAGCAATTGGGGCTGACTTGGGTGTCATGCAGCGGGATGCTCTTAGGATGAGAGACAGCGGGCCATTTGTATTTGCTCAG
- the LOC131603051 gene encoding uncharacterized protein At4g18257-like codes for MTGTEEPPAKKRVVTESLGWLTESSIMPKKHRAIEGVGASSILELKAQLYKSQEDSRKSRELSGPDAEFQRAKSFIASKDHFSNKNSGVDSRALKDKLELKAVNDGSVSYAALEKKAALYDKLVKGELSDEEDKEKYCVDFFRKGNDGDDVSTTSNVFQENERRDGDGDAFSQFNVKPAGLGRAAGVVDGDEHKRNIREVHEEANLAREKTSEIKLRRQEQLAAQRKKLKQAYLRKKLEQLKSASVESGSEIKHT; via the exons ATGACAGGAACGGAGGAGCCACCGGCGAAGAAGAGAGTTGTAACCGAATCGCTAGGATGGCTAACGGAATCGTCGATTATGCCAAAGAAGCACAGAGCCATTGAAGGTGTTGGAGCATCCTCCATCCTCGAATTGAAAGCTCAACTCTACAAATCTCAAGAAGATTCCAGAAAGTCCAGAGAATTATCCGGCCCTGACGCCGAATTTCAACGCGCCAAAAGTTTCATCGCTTCCAAAGATCATTTCTCCAATAAGAACTCCGGTGTCGATTCCCGCGCTCTCAA GGATAAACTTGAGTTGAAAGCTGTTAATGATGGGTCTGTGAGTTATGCTGCGTTGGAGAAGAAGGCTGCATTGTATGATAAGTTAGTTAAGGGAGAATTGTCTGATGAAGAGGATAAAGAGAAGTACTGTGTTGATTTTTTTCGTAAAGggaatgatggtgatgatgtcTCTACCACTTCAAatgtgtttcaagaaaatgaacgTCGTGATGGTGATGGTGATGCTTTTTCGCAGTTTAATGTGAAACCTGCTGGCCTTGGTCGAGCTGCTGGAGTAGTTGACGGTGATGAGCACAAGCGGAATATTAG ggaAGTTCATGAAGAAGCCAATCTTGCGAGAGAAAAGACTTCAGAAATTAAACTACGCAGACAGGAGCAGTTAGCTGCTCAACGTAAGAAACTTAAACAAGCCTATCTTCGGAAAAAATTGGAGCAACTGAAGTCCGCCTCTGTTGAATCTGGATCTGAGATTAAGCACACGTGA